Proteins from a genomic interval of Anaerolineae bacterium:
- a CDS encoding argininosuccinate synthase produces the protein MLAVRYAELVYYGQWFTPLKRALDAFVEKTQERVTGTARVKLYKGSCTIAGIKSPYSLYREDLATFGADQVYNQRDAEGFINLFGLPIQVEALLNLGPGAVPAKPEEAQYMRD, from the coding sequence ATGCTGGCGGTGCGCTATGCCGAGCTGGTTTACTACGGCCAGTGGTTCACCCCGCTCAAGCGCGCCCTGGACGCCTTCGTTGAGAAGACGCAGGAGCGCGTCACCGGCACCGCCCGCGTCAAGCTGTATAAGGGGAGCTGTACCATCGCCGGCATCAAATCCCCCTACAGCCTGTACCGCGAGGACCTGGCCACCTTCGGCGCCGACCAGGTCTACAACCAGCGCGATGCCGAGGGCTTCATCAACCTGTTCGGCCTGCCCATCCAGGTCGAGGCCCTGCTGAACCTGGGGCCGGGCGCCGTGCCGGCCAAGCCCGAAGAAGCGCAATACATGCGCGACTGA